Sequence from the Brevundimonas sp. SGAir0440 genome:
CCCCTCGAAGTCCGCGCCTGTGGCTGGCCCTCAGCATGACAACCGCGCCGCGCTCGCTGGCCGGAAGGATCGAGTTCGTGGCGTCGTGGCTGTGTCGGAGCACGCCTCAGACAACGTTTACGGCGTCTAGGTAGCGCCTTGCTGAGCTATGTCGGCTGGTCGCCTACGATCCTTGGTCGAGTTGCGTTCAGCCGGATAGGCGACACATACAGATCTGGAACGATCGTCTGTAACGAGACCCAAGGCGAAGGCTTCGTCTTCGGGGTCATCCGACGCGTCAGTCATGATGGACCGTTCCCCGCCTGGATGACGGCATGGATGGGGCGGTTCCCCTATACTGACTGGGCGTTCTTCCTGGAGGTGAAGTCCGGCGAGCTCCCGTTTGAAAAAGATGCCTGCTCAGACGCGGAAGATGACGCGCCCTCAGTGGTGCTCCGAACCGACAGCAAGGCGGAGCTTGTCGGCCGGATGTACCTCCTAAACGGCGCCGCGAAAACTCGAGGCCAAGCGGCGCTTCAGGCGATGACCGACTGCCGTGACGCAGCGTATCTGTGCGTGTCGGGGAAGACCCCCGGTCAGGTAAAACGCGAGAGCTTCCATCGCTCCCGGTCCGCGTTGGAAAGTGCACTCCAAAGCAGCTTTCGAGCTAATAGGCGCAACGAACCTACCCCAGTGATAGGCGCTGTAGACGTTGTTCTTTCGCGCAGCGGCACGGTCAAGATTGATGCGGATCCCGGCTGCCTGCTGACATCGCTCGCCCTCAAAGAAGCTCACGCTGCCGGCACATCCCTAGACACGATAGACCCGCGCAGCATTGACGGTCGGCACGTCGAGGCCATCGCTGCGCAGGCATTCTTCGCGATACGCGATGTCACTCACCAACATTACCACCATCACTCTCGTTCGGATCTTCTGACGACTGTCACCCACTGGACCCCTGAAACGGATGAAGAGTGGCGCAGACAGACTCAGTATGGGCTGACGCGCATGGCGATTGCTGTCCGCCGTCAAGAGAAGGCTCAAAGCTTCAGGCAGGCATTGGGGATCATCGCTTATGCAGACGCTTTCCAGCGCCACTTCTGCGGCTGGATATCGCCGTCTCCTGGCGTGGTTCAGCCTTCGCGCGTCAGCTTCAAGTACGATTTTGCGGCGCTGAAGGCCTCGATCGAGGCAAGCTTGAAGGTCCGGGAGCTCAAGGACTCCAACCGCCGCGCGCGTATGTTTTTCGCTTTCGGCACCATGGTCACGGCGCTGTCCATCCTCGTGCCGGTGTATCGAGGAAATACCAAGCCCCTGCCTTGGCTGCCAGATCTATTCCGGGATCTTCTGTCGGTTCTGGTCGCAAACCCGATTGTCACCTTGGCTGGCGCAGCGGCATTCGGGTGGGCGGTCGATCATGCCATTCTCAGCCTATCCCTCAACCCCGATTGGTTCGAGCGCGTCCGCGCCAGCGGCAGCCGGTTTATCGGTGGCGTCATGGGCGAGCTCCGTCGCCGACGTGTGCCAGCTCGGCTCGCTCAGTGGGGAGCGCTTGCGCTACTTGGTCTGATCATCCTGTTGTCTGGCTTTGGCACCTTCATAGGGTACCGCTATTTGTACGGGATCATTGAAGGCTCAACGACCTTCACTCCCTAGAACGGTAGCTGGCCCGCAGAAGCAGTCTGGCGCTCACCAGTCACCCAAATTTGGCCGAAGGAATTTACATCCTCGATCTGACGGCCGAGGACGCCCAGCCAGCCGCCTGTCCAAGACCCAAAGGCCGCCGTGCCGTCGGGGAAGTAGAGCTGCTCGGGCAGGGTGCGGATCAGGTAGATGGGGTTTTGGCCCGATGAGTATTCCTGGCCCAGCTGCGCGAAGGCGGCGCCTTCCATCATAAACACGGGCTTGCCCTGGCGAGCGAGGATCACGCGGCCGAACTCGCGGTCTTTCAGCGCCTCGGCCGCTTGGAACAGAGCGCGGGTGAGATCAATCGTCGCGGCGCCATCGGCGGCGACGAGGTCGACGGTGATGTCGCGGGGATGGATCAGCCAGGACCGGTAGACGTGGACACTGGTGACGGCGTTGCGATCGTCGCGGCCGAGGACGGTGGCGACGGGAGCCCAGACCGTGAGGTTGTAGGCGACTAGGCATGTGACGATGACGGCGATAGCCACCGGCCATCTCGGCCGTCGTTTCAGTCTCGATTGTGGTGCCAGCGTCTCTAGCGCCGGCGATGCATCCTCGACGTTGGTTTCCATAGGCCCTCCACCTGACACAGCGATAGACGCACGTGGAGCTTGTGTCCAACGAACCCGGTTCGTCACGCGCCTGGATCAGCCGAGATTAAAAGTCATCGTCACTGTGAATTCCTGATCTCGCGTCATCGCATCGACACTGACGGGGGAAAGCTGAGCGCGCTGCACGACGCGGATTGCGGCCCGGCCGAAGCCCATGCCTGCCGGCGTTTCGCTTACAACGCGGCAGTTCGCAACAGATCCGTCGGCTCGCGATGTGCAGCTTAGGACTGCAGATCCAGAGATTTCTCGCTCCAGCGCCCTGGCGGGGAAGTCGTCAGCGGTCGCTCGGGGTTGGCGAGCCCATTGGACATCCGTCACTGGTTCCGTCGAGGTCGTCGGCGGCTGATCTGCGAAGGGGTTCTTGGGTATGTGCGCCAAGCGCTGGCGTTCACGTTCCGCAGCAGCGTGCTCGCGTCTAACCGCGTTGATGCATCGGCGCAGGCTGCTTGTCGCTGCAGCGCTTCCCTTGAGATCCAGACTGTCGACCAACTGGTCGCCGTTGTGGACCTTGAAGCTGCTCCCTTGCGCGAACTGATCCACGAAGCCCACTGGCATCTTCATCATCAGGCCACGGCGATAGCCTCCTGTGACCGTGCCGACGGTGTCCCCGCCCGCGAAGCTCACATCATCGATCGTGACGCTGGCGTCCGGGTATTGTCGATCTTCAACCGTTGTCCAGTTCAGGTTGCTGATGATGACGTAACTGGATCCGTCCAGCTCAAGGCTGACGCTCAGCTCCGTCGTGCCTTCGCCCTCGAAATCTAAATTCGTGAGGCAGCGCTCTTCAAACTGCCCGATTCCCCAGCCGCCCGCATCGGGCCAACTCGCTTGGCCAGCCGCCAGCGCCAGCATCAAGGCGATCGTCATGTTGGCCCCCAAGCCCGTCCATCCAAGTTGTGATTATCCCAACCTGGGCGGCGGCGCCATCGAGGGAAAGTCTGTCGCTGGTGATGGGTCGATCACGCCTTTTAGGCGAGCACACATTACGCACACCTGCGGACGACCTAAAGCTCTGAAAAGCATAAACAAAAGCCGGGCGCAAAATAGATCACATATGATCTGCGAGGTTACTTAGGGGCGATTGCTGTGTCTAATCAGTATCTTATATGGATCGTCGATGATCCATCTAGGGGTGCTTCAGGCTCGCGATGATCTCTGGTCGGAGAGGGACAGGGGGGGGACCTATCCCCGATGCCCGTTAAAGCGACCCGGCCGCTTTGTGATTGCGCCGTCCTGCTTGTGAGCTCGTTTCCAGCGCTCCAAAGCTTGCTCTGGCGTTTCCTGCAAAACGTCGCCCCACTCATTCCGGGCTGCTGTGGGCATTGGCTCGCCGATGACGATGCGGAAACCACCAGAGGGCGGGAAGTCAATGGCCCCGACTGACTTGCCGGAAGCTTCGACGGCCGCGATTGCACGGCGGACATCGGCTTGGGTGAAGGATGGTTTCGAACGGCGCGCGGCTGTTTCGCACTCCTGGTCGCGGCGAATGGCGTCCAGGTCGTGGATGGCATCGGCGCGAGCGAGGGCTCGGATTACCCTCAGAAGCGCGGGATCCAGCTTGTCGGCGTCTTCAGTCACGGTTTTCAGAACAGCGTTTTGATCGTCCGATCGACGCCTGCGATCAGGTCCTCCGCGTCTTCGGCCGTCGGCTCTGAGCCCTTGTTGTGCGTGCACCTCACGCGAAGTTCGTTGAGGTGCTGCAATCGGCGCCAGTCTGGCGTAGTGAGCACCTCTGCGTCCTTCAGCGCTTGAATGAAGTCACCGAGGGTGGGGCGGGCTTTAACCTTCACATCGTGGCTCGCCACCACCTCTTGCAGGTGACGCTCCAACACGATTCCTGCGACCACGCCGGCGGGGCGGACAAACTTATTTTTCAGCAACTCGCGGGCGCCGGCCAGTTCACTATCGAGCACGTCAGCATGAACGAGTTGGCGGATATCAAAGAGGGAGCTTTCAAATCGAGCGGCGCAGGCAGCCAATATGCGTGTCTGGCTCTCCAGATGTGGGATCGCAGCTCCGCCGTCGACATGCACCGTACCGCCTAACTTGAGGATGCTGCCCTGCATAAAGTCTTCGATTACGTAGTTCCCGTAGTCGATTTCCTTGCGGCCCTTCGGGATTTGATAGTGCCGCCGGAAATCTTCCAGTCTATCGGGCATGACCTGTTTGAGTAGTGCTGACGCCTCCGAGTACCACCTTTCATAGTTAGCCTTGAAAGGCGGAAGATTCTTGATCAGCTGCTCAGCCTCTTCAGCTCCGATCTGCTCGGTGGCTTGCTTGCGAAAATGTGTTGGCGCGTAGTCCAGCTTCATCGCGTAGACCAAAGCCTCAGCAGTGTTAGTCAGGCGTTTGAGGTCGGCCTTGTAGCGCTCAAGATTGGAGACGCTGCTCATAGCGCCTTTTCCAAAACAGCCCGGATAGCGGCGGGGCGGCTCAACGACGTGTCGTTTGCCTTGATCCACGCATCGAGCTTGGCAAGCTGATCCGGCTGAAGCCGGACTTGGACCTGGGTGCCGGCCCCAACCGCAGGCCGACCCTTTTTCTTTTTGGTACCACTTGACGTCATGGTTAAGACGGTACCATAAAAGTCGGGCTGAGCAAGCGCGCCAACGCTTGCTCAGCCCTAACCGCAACCGATCGTCTGGAGATCAGGTCATGGCTTCACACGCCACTAGCACAGGTGCGCCCTGCGCACAGCCGGGGCTCGACGCCCGCTTCCCCTATGTGGTCGATCCCGATCACCGACCCGCTCCACCGGCTGATTTGCCGCCTGAGCTGTGGGCCTTCTTCAACGCCGCCGTTCAAACCTTTGACGCCGAACCGACCGGACATGTCCTGGGCATCGATCTGCGGACTGAAGGCTTCGACCCGAATGACTGGATCGAGCGTCTGGCCGATGCCGGTGGCGGCGTCTGGTTCAGCCTGGCCCTGTCCATGTCGCCAGAGGGCGATGTCGGTGCGGCGCTGCCGATCTGGATGGAGATCCGCGAAACGGTCGATGCCGAAGCGCGACGGGCGGCGATCACGCGCGCCATGATCCTGCGGGAAGTCCGCAAGATGTTTGCGGTGCCGGCGCAATGAGCGGGGGCGCGGACATCGTCCACCTGCCGACCGCCGCGACGAACCCGGTTCGTCAGGGCGGCGCGGTTCACGCGGTGGAGCGCGAGGGCGTGGTCGTCTTCGGACGGTTCGGTCGAGGCTCGCCGCCACACGCATCGGCAGAGCGGTCCGCCGCCATGATCATCGCCCTGGCCATGCTCGGCACGGCGGATGAGGCATGGGGACGGCGGGCGCTGGACTTCGCCAAGATCATCGCCGGGGACGTATCCAGCGAAGGCGCCGCTGAGGCCGTCGCCGTGATGGAACGAGCGCTCAGTTCGGGACTGCCCAAGGTGTCGCGATGAGCGTCTCGAACAGAACGCGCCGAGGCGCGGCGATCAGCCGTCGAGGCCTGATCGCCGGGGGCGCCACGGGAGCCGCTGTCGCCGTTGCCGGCAGGCCCGCGGTCGCAGAGCCGGCGGCTGACGTCGAGCTGATCGCCATCGGCCGCGCCCTGGACACGCTGCTGCCGGATCTGGAGCGGCGGCAAGTTCAGCAGCAGGCTCGGCTCGAGGTCGCGCACCAGGCGGCGAGATCTCAGGCTGCCTGGGCGACCGCAACGCCTCATGACCGCCATGACATGCTCGGCCGGTTCGAAGATCTGCACGGCGTGAACGACCCCGACGTCGAGATGGAGACGCCCAGCTTCGCGCTCGATCGATTGGCGAGGCGAAGCGAGGCGATCGCAGCGACGACCTGGGCCGGACTGAGGACGAAGGCTCGTCTGGTCGCCTATGCACACGGCCCGCTTAGCGAGGATGATTCCGAGCTGCGTTCGCTCTTGGCTGACCTGGGCGCCGTTCCGAGCCGCATCTGAACAGTCGCACGGCATCGGACGAACTTACTTCGTCCGATGACGGTCAACCGACCGAACCGGCATGAACACCCGTGCACGTCCAAACCCCTCGACGAAACCGGAGACACTTATGACAACCCATGTGCCTAAACTCCTGAATGTGACGGAGGCCTGCGAGCAGCTCGGGGTCTCGAAATCCTGGCTTGCCCAAAGCCGCCTTACGGGACGCGGACCTGCCTTCACCAAGATCGGCACTCGCTGCCTGTACGATCCGGCCGACCTCACGGCATGGCTGGCCAGTCAACGCCGATCGTCCACGTCGCAATGCGGTCCGCAAGAGGGAGCGCGCTAATGAGCAAGGTGAGCAACGGATTGCCCGCCACGGCGGTGGAGGCCGAAAAGGTCGCGCTGGCTGCGAGAGCGGCGCAACAGTCGATGAGTGATCGCCGCGCCGCTGCTGCGGCGGAACTCGCGAAGGCGGAGGCCCGGCTCGCCGAACTGGCCGTCGCCGTTTCAGCCAGCGGACCGGATGCTGATTTCGAGAAGGCGGCGGATGAAGTCAGCCGGCTCAGGACCCGGCTCGAAACCTATGACGACCAGGTGTTGCCCTCGGCAAACCGGAACGTTGAGGCGTCCGAAGCCAGGGCGGCCGAAGCGCGGCGCCACGATGCGTACATGGAGGCCAAACGACTAGCCGATGCCGCTGCGGCCGAATTGGTCGCCCAGTTTCCGACTTTGTCCGCCCTGCTGACCCGTCTACAGGCCCAGATCGCCGAGGCCGACGCGGCCGTCGAACGGGTCAACAGCGATCTTCCTCACGGCATGCCGCCCCTGCTCGAACCCGAGGGACGGGTGCGAGATCAGCAGAGCCGCGATGAGGAAGCGGTCGATGAAACGACTATCGAATGCTGGGCATTCACAACAACGGGCGTCCGGCTGACTGACGAGCAGGTGGCGCATGTGCGCGTGCACGAAGGCGGCGGCGCCTATCTTTCGACTGATGGCGCTATGCCGGCTTCCGCCAGCCGGACGGCGGTTGAGAAACGATCGTTCCGCAGGGTGGAGATCCATCCGGCGCAAGATTGGCGCAAGGGCGGTCGCCTCGGAACCATTGATCTCGGCTTCCTAACGGTGCCTACGGCCAATCAGACCCGCGTCAGATTCGAACTGCTTCCCCGCGACTGAGATGAGCCGGACGTTGCTTAGCGAAACGGCAGTCGAGATGTGGGCGTTCGTCGATGACGGACGCCCCGTCAACACGGCCGTCGGCGGAACCATTCACGCGCCGGCTGGGGAATGCGCGGTCTTTCGCCCATCGAGGCGAAGGCCCGGCGTTGAGCGTGTCGTGGAGATACGATCGTTCGTGCGCCGGTTTTACGCAGAGCGCCGGCTCAATGGCTCGATCGCTCACTGGTCGAGGGTCGATCCGACATGAGCGAGCGAGCAACAGGGCGCGTCGATTTCAGTCGCGTCAACGGCGTGGCCCTTCGCAACATCGACGCCGTCGTCCGAGGGCTTCTCCCGGACGGGCGGCGCGAGGCCAGCGAATGGGTCGCGCGGAATCCCAACCGATCCGACAAGCACCTCGGCAGCTTCAAGGTGAGCCTGGTCACTGGGAAGTGGGGGGATTTTTCTTCAGGCGATCGTGGCGGCGATCTCGTCAGCCTAGCCGCCTTCGTCACCCGTATGTCGCAGCGCGACGCCTGTATCCGCCTGGCTGAGAGCCTGGGCGTCCATCCTTACGAATGAGCATCATGACATCCAAAGAGAGCTTTTCGCCGGCACAATGCCGCGCCGGTCGCGGCCTGCTCGATTGGAGCGCCGACGACTTGGCGCGGCGGGCAGGCTTGGAATGCGAGGCCGTCGAACTTTTCGAGCGGGGCGAGGGAGATCTATCGGTTCGAGACCGCCAAGCGATCGGTCGAGCATTCGGCGGGGCCGGCGTGATCGCGAAGGCAGAAGGGTCTGGAGGCGAAGGGGTGCGGTTTAGCCGGCCTGCTCGCCTTCCGCCCTCACACGGTGACGAACCCGGTTCGCGAGGGCACGAGGCGTGACCGATGACGCCTTCGCCCGGATATCAGCTGAGGCCGCAAACGCGCCCGTCACCGCTCGCAAATCATCCGACAAGGGTGAGCTGGTAGCACCCGCGCCAGCAGACGCGCCCTCGCTGCCGAGCACTTGGCGAGGCGTAGGCGCTCCGTCGGCCTGCTGGACCTATAGGGACGCGGACGGACGCATTCTCCGTCACGTCCTCCGTTTCGATACGGCCGAGGGCAAGGATATTCGCCCCGTCACGCTGTGGCGTGGAACAGACGGTCGCTTGAAATGGATGTTCGGTGCTGGAGGCGACGGGCGTCCGCTGTACGGATTGGACCGGCTAGCTGCGCGACCGAATGCAGGCGTTCTGTTGGTGGAAGGAGAGAAAACCGCCGACGGCGCGCAGCAGCGTTTCCCCGACCTCGTTGCGGTGACCTGGCCCGGCGGAAGCAATGCGATTGCAAAGACCGACCTTAGTCCGCTGGCCAGCCGGACGATCGCCATATGGCCGGACGCAGACGAACCAGGCCGGAAGGCAGCGGAAACGCTTCGCCGGGCGACGGTTCAGTTGGGTGCCACGGCATCAGTCGTGCGCCTTCCTGAAGATCTGCCGAAGGGTTGGGATCTGGCGGACGAATGGCCGGCGCACTTGGGAACACTGCGATCACGGGCCCTGATCGATGCGGCGTTGAGCGCCGGTAAAACGGAGACGGTTGCTCCACGCGGGTTCAGGTCCGACTCGGGCGGATGGTGGTGGGCGCCGGAGACCGGTGGCAAGGACGGCGACGCTCCGCCTCCGCCTCTATGGCTTTGCGGTCCCTTTCAGCTCGCCGCCATGGCGAGAGACGAGGACGGCCTGGACTGGTCGCTGGTCCTCGACTTCCGCGACATGGACGGCCGCATAAAGCGCGAGATTATCGGCCGAGCCGAACTGGCGGGCGACGCCGTCGATGTGAGACGCCGCTTGATGGGGGCGGGGTTGCCCATCGCGACAGGAAGGAATGCCAGGGAGCGGTTGCAGTCGCTTCTGGGCATGATGGTGACATCGGAGCGAGCACGCCTGGTGTCATCCTCGGGGTGGAAGCACGGCATCTACGTGATGCCGCATAGGTCCATCGGCGCGGCGTCGTCGACCGAAAGCGTGATTTTCAGAGGGCGCGCAGGCGGGACGTATCACAGCGACGCCGGGGAATATGACGAGTGGCGGCGGCTGGTCGCAGCCCCGATGGCGGGAAATGCGGTGGGCGTGTTCGCCATGTCAGCGGCATTTGCGGGGCCGCTGATGCGTGACCTCGGCGCTGAAGGAGGAGGCTTCCACTTGAGGGGTGGATCGTCGACTGCGAAGACGACGGTGCTGACGGCGGCCGGCAGCGTGTGCGGTGGGGGCGGGCCGATCGGCTTTCTGCAAACCTGGCGAAACACCGACAATGCTCTGGAGGCTGTGGCCCTCGCCCATAACGACGGCCTGCTCGCTCTGGACGAACTGCGAGCGCTCTCGCCCGAGGCGGCCGGCGCTGCCGCCTATGCGTTGGCGACCGGAGCGACGAAGGGACGGTTGAGCGCCAGCGCCGAGCTGCGGACGCGGCCGTCGTGGCGGGTGATGATCTTGTCCACCGGGGAGCTGTCGCTGTCGGATCTGATCCGGCTGACCCGGTCGAAGGACAAGGCCTATGCAGGTCAGGAGCTGCGTCTGATCGATGTAGGCGTCGATATGGAGGTCGTCGGCCCTGGCGGGAAGTCGATGGGCGCCTGGCACACCATCCACGGCGCCGAGACGCCTGCGGCGTTCTCCGACGCCATCAAGGCCGCCAGCGGCAAACACTATGGTCATGCACTGCCGCTGTTCATCGAACGATACATCGGACAGCGCACCGAAATGCGGGAGGCGGCCGCTGCACTTCAGACGGCGTTTCTCGCGCAGGTGCTGGTCGAGGGGGACCACGGGCAGGCGCGCCGGGGTGCTCAGAGATTCGCCCTGGTCGCCGCCGCCGGCGAGCTGGCCGCCGCGCTGGACGTCGTGCCTTGGTCGCGCGGCGAGGCGACACGAGCCTGTGCGATCTTGTTCAAGCGCTGGGCGGCGGCCTTTGGTCGAGAATCTATCCGTGAAGATCGTGAGGCCCTGATCCGGGTGCGTGCCTTCATCGAGCGGTATGAGGGCTCTCGGTTCCGCTGGTTGAAAGACGATGTCAGCGACGCGGAAAGCTATGCGGTGGAGGCTGCTGAGCGTGACGGCAAGCTTCGAGAAGGGGAGGCCCGATCCCTCGACGTTGCAGGGTACAAGGGCACTCGCGAAGGCATTGGCCTCATCTATCACTTCAATCCGGAGTTCGTCCGCAGCGAGCTTTTTGCCGGGATGGATGCGTCAGCAGCACTGAAGGCAATCAAGGATGCAGGCTTCCTGATCAGCAACGGCGAGGGAGGCCGGCTGACGAACAAGGTGTCTGTGCCTGGTGTTGGGAAGCGCAACTTTTACTCGATCGCCAGCGGCATCATGGAGGCTGACCTGCATGGCGACGGCAGCTGAAGCTGCCCTTGATCGCCTGTGGCAGCAGTTCAGGGCGGCTGATGTTTGCTGTCCTGTTCGAGATCCGCCAGGCAACGCGGATCTCGACATCTGCTATGTTTGGGCTGAGCGTGTTGCGATCATTACGTCGGAAGGCCGTCTGTCCCTGACAGACGCTGAGACCGCCGCGACTTTGCAGGTTGGGGTGCGACCTGACGCTGCGTCGATGGCGGCTCTGGCAGCGTCGCTGCGGTTCCCGCTTTTCCCAGAGGGAACTGACGTGCGGAAATAATGGGAACTGATATTGTGCCTGTAAAGCAATATCTTAGGCCGTAGGTTCCCGCGTTCCCGCAGTTCCCCGCGTTTTAATAGAGCCAGCCGCAAAATGTCGGTCTCACGCCCTGTGCCGATTGAGCTGTGTGATATTGTCAGCCTCCTGGGCCTGCCCGTTTACGATCGTCTCCACGTGGCGACCCCAAGCGACCAGAGCAGCCTTTCGCTCGGGGCGATACTCATGGCGTTGATAGACGCCGACCAAGCCGCCCTGAGATCCAGAGACGTGGTTCAGTACTCGCTCCACCACATGCGGGGCGAAACCCAGAGCCGCCATGCCGGTCGCGGCCGTTCGACGAAGATCATGCAGCCGCCATGTCGCGGCATCCGGTGTTTCGCCAACCTCTAACCCTTCGGCATCATTGACCTCGGACAGACCGACCTCGCGGACGCGCCTGTTCAACTGGCGCTTGGTCGCAGAGAAACCACGAGCGGCCCCTTCGCCACGAGCAGGGAAGAGGAAGGACCCTGTCTTGGGAATCTTGGCGATCACGGCGAGCGCCTGGTCGCTCAGGTCTACCTCGTGCGCCCTGCCGTTCTTTGTCCGCTCGCCTGCCAGTCTCCACGTGCGATTGGGGACGTCGATTTCAGACCAGGTCATGCCGGCGACTTCGGCTCGGCGCTGGCCTGTAAGGATGAGCAGTTTGACCAGCGGGCCGAACAGGCCGCTGAGACGCTCGCTGCCGTGCCAAGCGAGACGTATCTCGTCGTCGGTCAAAACACGTTCTCTCGACTTCGGCCGGGGCGGCGCCCGAAAGCCTTCACATGGCGACGTGGAGATGAGGTCGCGCTCCAGGCACCAGGAGAAGAGTGGGCGCACGGCCGCGAACGTAGCGCGGGCGACGGCCGGGGAGCGTTTGGTAATCCCGTCGATCAGGTCGGCGACGTCGGAGCGACGGATGTCGGCAATATGCCGCTCGCCCCATTCAACGATGGGGCCATGGCGCAGCAACCGTTCCGTTTCGGCCCACGACCTGTTGCGTTTAGCGCGCAGCTCGATGAACCGCTCGGCGACTGCTTTGAAGTTGTCCCGATCGCGGGCCGCGAGGCGTTGTGCTTCTTGTTCGGCCGCGTCGATGGTGGCGCGGCGGGCGACACGGTCCGCCTCGCGATCGGCAAACGGGTCGCGTGCGAGATCGACCTGAGCTAGCAGCTGGCGCGC
This genomic interval carries:
- a CDS encoding site-specific integrase produces the protein MATLKLTKTSIEAIQPAAKDVYGWDTQLGRFGVRVTPSGSRIYLIQYRSKAIAGQPAKTRRITIGQHGSPWTVDQARAEARQLLAQVDLARDPFADREADRVARRATIDAAEQEAQRLAARDRDNFKAVAERFIELRAKRNRSWAETERLLRHGPIVEWGERHIADIRRSDVADLIDGITKRSPAVARATFAAVRPLFSWCLERDLISTSPCEGFRAPPRPKSRERVLTDDEIRLAWHGSERLSGLFGPLVKLLILTGQRRAEVAGMTWSEIDVPNRTWRLAGERTKNGRAHEVDLSDQALAVIAKIPKTGSFLFPARGEGAARGFSATKRQLNRRVREVGLSEVNDAEGLEVGETPDAATWRLHDLRRTAATGMAALGFAPHVVERVLNHVSGSQGGLVGVYQRHEYRPERKAALVAWGRHVETIVNGQAQEADNITQLNRHRA
- a CDS encoding energy transducer TonB; this encodes MTIALMLALAAGQASWPDAGGWGIGQFEERCLTNLDFEGEGTTELSVSLELDGSSYVIISNLNWTTVEDRQYPDASVTIDDVSFAGGDTVGTVTGGYRRGLMMKMPVGFVDQFAQGSSFKVHNGDQLVDSLDLKGSAAATSSLRRCINAVRREHAAAERERQRLAHIPKNPFADQPPTTSTEPVTDVQWARQPRATADDFPARALEREISGSAVLSCTSRADGSVANCRVVSETPAGMGFGRAAIRVVQRAQLSPVSVDAMTRDQEFTVTMTFNLG
- a CDS encoding DUF927 domain-containing protein is translated as MTDDAFARISAEAANAPVTARKSSDKGELVAPAPADAPSLPSTWRGVGAPSACWTYRDADGRILRHVLRFDTAEGKDIRPVTLWRGTDGRLKWMFGAGGDGRPLYGLDRLAARPNAGVLLVEGEKTADGAQQRFPDLVAVTWPGGSNAIAKTDLSPLASRTIAIWPDADEPGRKAAETLRRATVQLGATASVVRLPEDLPKGWDLADEWPAHLGTLRSRALIDAALSAGKTETVAPRGFRSDSGGWWWAPETGGKDGDAPPPPLWLCGPFQLAAMARDEDGLDWSLVLDFRDMDGRIKREIIGRAELAGDAVDVRRRLMGAGLPIATGRNARERLQSLLGMMVTSERARLVSSSGWKHGIYVMPHRSIGAASSTESVIFRGRAGGTYHSDAGEYDEWRRLVAAPMAGNAVGVFAMSAAFAGPLMRDLGAEGGGFHLRGGSSTAKTTVLTAAGSVCGGGGPIGFLQTWRNTDNALEAVALAHNDGLLALDELRALSPEAAGAAAYALATGATKGRLSASAELRTRPSWRVMILSTGELSLSDLIRLTRSKDKAYAGQELRLIDVGVDMEVVGPGGKSMGAWHTIHGAETPAAFSDAIKAASGKHYGHALPLFIERYIGQRTEMREAAAALQTAFLAQVLVEGDHGQARRGAQRFALVAAAGELAAALDVVPWSRGEATRACAILFKRWAAAFGRESIREDREALIRVRAFIERYEGSRFRWLKDDVSDAESYAVEAAERDGKLREGEARSLDVAGYKGTREGIGLIYHFNPEFVRSELFAGMDASAALKAIKDAGFLISNGEGGRLTNKVSVPGVGKRNFYSIASGIMEADLHGDGS
- a CDS encoding helix-turn-helix domain-containing protein is translated as MTTHVPKLLNVTEACEQLGVSKSWLAQSRLTGRGPAFTKIGTRCLYDPADLTAWLASQRRSSTSQCGPQEGAR